The Engraulis encrasicolus isolate BLACKSEA-1 chromosome 22, IST_EnEncr_1.0, whole genome shotgun sequence genome includes a region encoding these proteins:
- the jph3a gene encoding junctophilin-3, giving the protein MSTGGRFDFDDGGSYCGGWEQGKAHGRGVCTGPQGQGEYAGAWSHGFEVLGVYTWPSGNSYQGTWAQGKRHGIGVESKGRWDYRGEWTQGFKGRYGQLESTSSGAKYEGTWSNGLQDGYGTETYSDGGTYQGQWLGGMRHGYGVRQSVPYGMAAVILSPLRTSINSLRSEHSEGPSLDDGSAGGGVGGAAGSPVGRGGFVLSAQGDADRQRKRKGRFRQSILSGLKLRRSESKSSLASQLSKQSSFCSEAGMSTVSSAASDINSNVSLGEVELANSVDATVTELYAGEWRNDWRTGWGVCRRSDGLRYEGEWLANKRHGYGCTTFPDGTKEEGKYKQNSLVSGKRKNLIPLRASKIREKVDRAVEAAEKAADIAKQKAEIALSRMSHARGKAEAAEGVAQRALEECRLARVIAKELSPSFNHYGNGLECKRPKRQERKEKDIEVMSTGTDSPELCTPDTTPPAMTPDRSPVLSSPSSPPCSPPSHRARNACFMRQTAVDEQGGAEIQVLVEGRGGVDHLRGGGGNGWTADMYPTRRGSKGESSRSTTPSLLEEAELVHMNGHEQTNANANHKSRENVSFNHKPVVAEHSPSEKLWEHNNKPPSNQKVWKHVSSSSSSNHRSRQYTGSSNHREWENSSSNHKSCERDSSSSKPQVHIYSHHKALGHGLPNHKSHEHASSNHKPKEYISTQPHKPKDHAPSNYNAREHAPPYRKPHDHIYCNHKPSQPISNHVMGKPALSDFKPIDPDRDCSPGGWAADNPGQWSPSRSHLLSKGSEERMDDYRVEMRLSPQDSFPPQQQQQQQQHLASGNNNECSGLKGHNSQRLRLRNHETKDWGLSAREGSMDSVQMLDSLNVGVELEEWPLHRDVTLSPPLTSSPITLEHEGEHLNLVKSNSGSSSILVVMVILLNIGVAILFIHFFI; this is encoded by the exons ATGTCCACTGGAGGCAGGTTTGACTTTGATGATGGGGGGTCGTACTGTGGAGGGTGGGAGCAGGGCAAGGCCCACGGGCGGGGGGTCTGCACGGGTCCCCAGGGCCAGGGCGAGTACGCCGGGGCATGGAGCCATGGCTTCGAGGTCCTGGGGGTGTACACCTGGCCCAGCGGGAACAGTTACCAGGGCACCTGGGCACAGGGCAAGCGCCACGGCATCGGCGTGGAAAGCAAAGGCAGGTGGGACTACCGGGGCGAGTGGACACAGGGATTCAAAGGCCGTTATGGGCAGCTGGAGAGCACAAGCAGCGGGGCGAAGTACGAGGGGACCTGGAGCAACGGTTTACAGGACGGATATGGCACTGAGACATACTCCGATGGAG GAACGTACCAAGGCCAGTGGCTGGGGGGGATGCGTCACGGCTACGGCGTCCGACAAAGCGTGCCTTACGGCATGGCGGCTGTCATTCTCTCCCCTCTCCGCACCTCCATAAACTCCCTGCGCTCGGAGCACAGCGAGGGCCCGTCGCTGGATGACGGCAGCgctggtggtggggtgggtggggcggCGGGCAGCCCTGTGGGCCGCGGGGGCTTCGTGCTGTCGGCGCAAGGCGACGCCGACCGGCAGCGCAAGCGCAAGGGCCGCTTCCGACAGTCCATCCTGAGCGGCCTGAAGCTGCGGCGCTCCGAGTCCAAGAGCTCGCTGGCCAGCCAGCTCAGCAAGCAGAGCAGCTTCTGCAGCGAGGCCGGCATGAGCACCGTCAGCTCAGCCGCCTCCGACATCAACTCCAACGTCAGCCTGGGCGAGGTAGAGCTGGCCAACAGCGTGGATGCCACCGTGACGGAGCTCTACGCCGGCGAGTGGCGCAACGACTGGCGCACGGGCTGGGGCGTGTGCCGGCGCTCAGACGGCCTGCGCTACGAGGGCGAGTGGCTGGCCAACAAGCGGCACGGCTACGGCTGCACCACATTCCCCGACGGCACCAAGGAGGAGGGCAAGTACAAGCAGAACTCGCTGGTGAGCGGCAAGCGGAAGAACCTCATCCCACTGCGGGCCAGCAAGATCCGGGAGAAGGTGGACCGGGCTGTGGAGGCTGCCGAGAAGGCTGCCGACATCGCCAAGCAGAAGGCGGAGATAGCGCTGTCCAG GATGAGCCACGCCAGAGGCAAGGCGGAGGCTGCTGAGGGCGTCGCACAGAGAGCCCTGGAGGAGTGCCGGCTAGCCAGGGTCATTGCCAAAGAactctctccttccttcaatCACTACGGGAATG GGCTGGAGTGCAAGAGGCCCAAGCggcaggagaggaaagagaaggacatCGAGGTCATGTCCACGGGCACAGACAGCCCAGAGCTGTGCACGCCGGACACCACGCCGCCGGCCATGACCCCCGACCGGAGCCCTGTCCTCAGCAGCCCCTCGTCGCCCCCCTGCAGCCCCCCTTCCCACCGCGCCCGAAACGCCTGCTTCATGCGCCAGACTGCCGTCGACGAGCAGGGAGGCGCCGAGATCCAGGTGCTGGTGGAAGGGAGGGGCGGCGTGGACCACCTGCGGGGCGGGGGAGGTAACGGGTGGACGGCCGACATGTACCCGACGCGAAGGGGCAGCAAAGGGGAGAGCAGCCGCTCCACAACGCCCTCCCTGCTGGAGGAGGCCGAGCTGGTGCACATGAACGGCCACGAGCAGACCAACGCCAACGCCAACCACAAGTCCAGAGAGAACGTCTCCTTTAATCACAAGCCCGTCGTCGCTGAGCACTCGCCGTCCGAGAAGCTGTGGGAACACAACAACAAGCCGCCGTCCAATCAGAAGGTCTGGAAGCAcgtgtcgtcgtcgtcgtcgtccaaTCACAGGTCCCGGCAGTACACGGGCTCCTCCAACCACCGCGAGTGGGAAAACTCATCTTCCAACCACAAGTCCTGTGAGCGTGACTCTTCTTCTTCCAAACCACAGGTGCACATATACTCCCATCACAAGGCTTTGGGCCACGGCTTGCCCAATCACAAGAGCCACGAGCACGCATCTTCCAATCACAAGCCAAAGGAGTACAtctccacacagccacacaagccAAAAGATCACGCCCCTTCCAACTACAACGCCCGCGAGCATGCGCCCCCCTATCGCAAGCCCCACGACCACATCTACTGCAATCACAAACCCAGCCAGCCCATCTCCAACCACGTCATGGGAAAACCTGCCTTGTCCGACTTCAAACCCATAGACCCAGACAGAGACTGCTCGCCCGGGGGCTGGGCTGCGGACAACCCTGGTCAGTGGAGCCCCTCGCGCTCCCACCTGCTGAGCAAGGGAAGCGAAGAGAGGATGGATGACTACAGGGTGGAGATGAGGCTCTCCCCACAGGACTCCTTccctcctcagcagcagcagcagcagcagcagcacttggCCTCAGGCAACAACAACGAGTGCTCGGGTCTCAAAGGGCACAACTCACAGAGACTGCGGCTGAGGAACCACGAGACTAAAGACTGGGGTCTCTCGGCCCGGGAAGGGTCCATGGACTCGGTACAAATGCTGGACAGCCTGAATGTAGGGGTGGAGCTGGAGGAGTGGCCACTGCACAGGGATGTCACCCTCTCGCCACCTCTGACGTCATCCCCTATCACACTGGAACACGAGGGGGAGCATCTAAACCTGGTCAAATCAAACTCA gGCTCCAGCTCCATTCTAGTGGTCATGGTGATTTTACTCAATATCGGGGTTGCCATTTTATTCATTCACTTTTTCATTTAA
- the LOC134438594 gene encoding 26S proteasome non-ATPase regulatory subunit 13-like, translating into MKDVAGYLRQQQSISSTPEMAAEWHSLEDLYNKKLWHQLTLKLTDFVKDPCFKGDGLTQLYENFLSDFEHRINPLSLVEIILYVIRQISDPNDSVTFLEKTQEKVKSSDEAVILCKTTIGGLKLDLNELPATKKLIEEVEETLNNLPGVTSVHGRFYDLSSKYYRFIGNHALYYKDALRYLGCVDIKDIPETEKQERAFTLGLAGLLGEDVYNFGELLMHPVLETLRNTDKQWLIDTLYAFNGGNVDKFQILKSAWGQQPDLATNEAKLMRKIQLLCVMEMTFTRPANNRQLTFHEIAQSAKIPVNEVELLVMKALSVGLIKGNIDEVDQKVQMTWVQPRVLDLNQIKGMQERLDVWCGDVKNMAVLVEHQAHDILT; encoded by the exons ATGAAAGATGTTGCAGGTTATCTCAGGCAACAACAGAGCATCAGTTCAACCCCTGAAATGGCGGCTGAATGGCACTCACTGGAGGACTTGTATAATAAAAA GTTGTGGCATCAGTTGACTCTGAAGCTCACCGACTTTGTGAAAGACCCCTGTTTCAAAGGTGATGGTCTCACTCAG CTCTATGAGAACTTCTTGAGTGACTTTGAACACAG AATCAATCCACTCTCCTTGGTTGAAATAATATTATACGTTATCAGACAGATATCAG ATCCAAACGATTCTGTAACATTCCTTGAAAAGACTCAAGAGAAG gtGAAGAGTAGTGATGAGGCCGTCATACTCTGTAAGACTACAATCGGAGGCCTTAAACTGGATCTGAATGAGCTTCCTGCGACAAAG aagcTGATTGAGGAGGTGGAAGAGACGCTGAATAATTTGCCAGGTGTTACATCAGTCCATGGACGTTTCTATGATTTGTCCAGCAAGTACTATCGTTTCATTGGGAACCATGCCCTCTACTACAAGGACGCTCTACGCTACCTTGGCTGTGTAGATATTAAAGATATTCCAG AAACAGAGAAACAAGAGAGGGCATTCACTCTGGGTCTTGCTGGACTGTTGGGAGAAGATGTTTACAACTTTGGAGAACTG CTCATGCACCCTGTGCTGGAGACTCTGAGGAACACAGACAAGCAGTGGCTCATTGACACACTCTATGCCTTCAATGGAGGCAACGTTGACAAGTTCCAGATACTGAAGTCAGCCTGGGGACAACAG CCGGACCTTGCAACCAATGAAGCCAAGCTGATGAGGAAAATCCAGTTGCTTTGTGTGATGGAG ATGACCTTTACCCGTCCGGCCAATAATCGACAGCTCACCTTCCATGAGATCGCCCAGAGCGCTAAAATCCCTGTGAACGAA GTTGAATTGCTGGTGATGAAGGCGTTGTCAGTTGGCCTTATTAAAGGGAATATCGATGAGGTTGACCAAAAGGTACAGATGACATGGGTCCAACCTAGAGTTCTTGATCTGAATCAG ATTAAAGGCATGCAAGAGCGTCTGGATGTGTGGTGTGGAGATGTGAAGAACATGGCCGTGCTGGTGGAGCATCAGGCTCATGACATCCTGACATAG
- the sirt3 gene encoding NAD-dependent protein deacetylase sirtuin-3, mitochondrial isoform X1 has translation MTSSVVLQHRLCFYQHILRTCYTPKDCQTFSNARRKTHNWCVTQERRKICSNLHHWRGFNACQFRRLFGRSGGNSSNQPPLSLEDIAKGIRDREYKRIVVMAGAGISTPSGIPDFRSPGSGLYDNLQQYNLPYAEAIFEINYFHHNPKPFFALAKELYPGNYQPNLSHYFIRLLHDKGLLLRMYTQNIDGLERIAGIPAKMLVEAHGTFATATCTVCRREYKGEDLHDDVMKGAIPKCPTCTGVIKPDIVFFGEELPQHFFMYLKDFPMADLLIIMGTSLEVEPFASLAGAVRGSVPRMLINRDLVGPFAWGSPRHNDVAQLGDVISGVSKLADAVGWSNELKKLVSAETEKKNEE, from the exons ATGACATCCTCAGTAGTTCTGCAGCATAGGTTGTGCTTTTATCAACACATATTACGGACTTGCTATACCCCCAAAG ACTGTCAAACCTTCAGTAATGCACGAAGGAAAACCCACAACTGGTGTGTCACTCAAGAAAGAAGGAAAATCTGCTCAAATTTGCATCACTG GAGAGGCTTCAATGCCTGCCAGTTCAGAAGACTATTTGGAAGAAGTGGTGGGAACTCAAGCAATCAGCCACCTCTGTCTCTGGAGGACATAGCAAAGGGCATCAGGGATCGGGAATACAAGCGGATAGTGGTGATGGCTGGAGCAGGCATCAGTACACCCAGCGGCATTCCAGATTTCAG ATCTCCTGGCAGTGGTCTTTATGACAACCTTCAGCAGTACAACCTTCCATACGCAGAGGCCATTTTTGAAATCAACTACTTTCACCACAACCCCAAACCCTTCTTTGCTCTCGCCAAAGAGTTGTACCCAGGAAATTACCAGCCAAACCTAAGTCACTATTTCATTCGTCTCCTTCATGACAAGGGTCTGTTGTTGAGGATGTACACCCAGAACATTGATGGATTAGAGCGAA TTGCAGGTATTCCGGCCAAGATGCTTGTTGAAGCACATGGGACTTTTGCAACTGCCACCTGCACTGTATGCAGAAGAGAATATAAAGGAGAAGACCTGCAT GATGATGTAATGAAGGGAGCCATCCCAAAGTGCCCCACCTGTACTGGAGTCATCAAGCCAGATATAGTGTTCTTTGGGGAGGAGCTCCCGCAGCACTTCTTTATGTACCTCAAAGACTTTCCCATGGCAGACCTCCTCATCATCATGGGCACCTCTTTAGAG GTGGAGCCATTTGCCAGTCTGGCTGGTGCGGTGCGCGGCTCAGTACCACGGATGCTGATCAACAGAGACCTGGTTGGTCCCTTTGCCTGGGGATCCCCCCGGCACAATGATGTTGCTCAACTCGGAGATGTGATCAGCGGAGTCTCAAAGCTGGCTGATGCTGTGGGCTGGTCAAATGAGCTGAAAAAGCTTGTTTCTGCTGAGACTGAAAAG AAAAATGAAGAGTGA
- the sirt3 gene encoding NAD-dependent protein deacetylase sirtuin-3, mitochondrial isoform X2 has translation MAGAGISTPSGIPDFRSPGSGLYDNLQQYNLPYAEAIFEINYFHHNPKPFFALAKELYPGNYQPNLSHYFIRLLHDKGLLLRMYTQNIDGLERIAGIPAKMLVEAHGTFATATCTVCRREYKGEDLHDDVMKGAIPKCPTCTGVIKPDIVFFGEELPQHFFMYLKDFPMADLLIIMGTSLEVEPFASLAGAVRGSVPRMLINRDLVGPFAWGSPRHNDVAQLGDVISGVSKLADAVGWSNELKKLVSAETEKKNEE, from the exons ATGGCTGGAGCAGGCATCAGTACACCCAGCGGCATTCCAGATTTCAG ATCTCCTGGCAGTGGTCTTTATGACAACCTTCAGCAGTACAACCTTCCATACGCAGAGGCCATTTTTGAAATCAACTACTTTCACCACAACCCCAAACCCTTCTTTGCTCTCGCCAAAGAGTTGTACCCAGGAAATTACCAGCCAAACCTAAGTCACTATTTCATTCGTCTCCTTCATGACAAGGGTCTGTTGTTGAGGATGTACACCCAGAACATTGATGGATTAGAGCGAA TTGCAGGTATTCCGGCCAAGATGCTTGTTGAAGCACATGGGACTTTTGCAACTGCCACCTGCACTGTATGCAGAAGAGAATATAAAGGAGAAGACCTGCAT GATGATGTAATGAAGGGAGCCATCCCAAAGTGCCCCACCTGTACTGGAGTCATCAAGCCAGATATAGTGTTCTTTGGGGAGGAGCTCCCGCAGCACTTCTTTATGTACCTCAAAGACTTTCCCATGGCAGACCTCCTCATCATCATGGGCACCTCTTTAGAG GTGGAGCCATTTGCCAGTCTGGCTGGTGCGGTGCGCGGCTCAGTACCACGGATGCTGATCAACAGAGACCTGGTTGGTCCCTTTGCCTGGGGATCCCCCCGGCACAATGATGTTGCTCAACTCGGAGATGTGATCAGCGGAGTCTCAAAGCTGGCTGATGCTGTGGGCTGGTCAAATGAGCTGAAAAAGCTTGTTTCTGCTGAGACTGAAAAG AAAAATGAAGAGTGA